The nucleotide window AATCGCTGTTATGCAAATCAAGTGAAACAAAAGTTAGTAACATGTTGTATTCTGAAAAAGCTACTAACGAATATTCGAATAAACTGCGGTTATCGGTTTTAAAATGTATCTCCCCCGCTGTCGGTAGAAGTCGCTCATAGATTGTTAAGAATGTCGGGTTGGTTAAGCGGCGTTTCGTATGACGCTTTTTCGGCCACGGATCAGAGAAATTTAAATAAATTTGTGCTATTTCTCCTTTTTCGAAACATTCTTCTAGTAATTTCGCGTCTCTTGCAACTAAGCGTAAATTAGGAACATCTACTTCAATTGCTTTATCCAGCGCAGAAACGAGAACACTTTCAATCATTTCAATACCGATATAGTTGACTTCCGGATTCGCTTTCGCCATGCCACTAACAAACTGGCCTTTACCGGAACCGATTTCGATATGAATAGGATTGTTATTGCCAAATACTTCTTGCCAGCGACCTTTAAAATCTTCTGGGTTTTTGATGTAAATTGCTGGAAATTCTTCCAAACGATCTTTTGCCCATGGTTTATGTTTTACACGCATCTTTCTTTACACCTCATCATCTTCTATTGCATTTTGAAAAATTTGTTTTGCTCGTTCGTTTGCTTCATCAGACTGGTCGGTTGTGAGTTGCATGACCGTTTGGCAAATTGTATACCATTTTAATTTGCGATGTAAGTCGGTCGTTAAAGTTGTGCCGTAATTAGCTAGCCAACGATTCCACTCTTTTCGCGGAATGTATTGGTATAAAATCATCCCGATATCGTTTGCAGCATCCGCAAGCATCGCGCCATCCCAATCAACAAGAAACAATTCGTTTTCTTCAGAGATAATCCAGTTATTATGATTAACGTCCCCGTGACAAACGACATAATCCGTCGTCTCCACCGCAGATACATGTTGATCTAAATAGTGAATTGCATCTGTTATTTCTTTCGTTACATCATTATTAGCTTCTGTTGCCACTTTTACGTGTTGCAACAGTTGATTTGCAGAAAAATAGCAGTTTTCGATTTTTGCTAGCATATGTTGCAAGTTTTCTGAATGATGAATTTTAGCCAATAGTTGCGCCACTCTTGGACCAATCATTTCTTCACGCGTCAAAATATGACAATTCACCCATTTTTGCGCAGTGATAACATCGCCATTCTCTACCCGCCTTGTCCAAACTAGTTTTGGAACAATGTTTTCTACGGAAAGCGCAGCTAAAAAAGGCGAAGAATTTCTTTTTAAAAAGAATTTTTCGTCTTCATGTGTTGCAACGAATGCTTGGCCAGTTTCCCCTCCGGCCGGGGCTATGTCATATTCTCTCCCAAAAAAGTCATTTTTCATCTACATGCACACCTTTTACTAGCTCTTTGCAACTTCATTATCCCTCGTTTATTTCACTTCCGAACAAATAGGTAACTATTCATGATTTTACTTCTCTTAGCCTTACTAGTCAAGTCAACATATGTTCGTTCTACGTATTTTTTTTGCAGTTTTACGTCATTTATACAAAAAAAGTACATCCCCCGGAAAAGGAACGCACTTTTTTCATGATTTAAGCTTCTTCTGTTTTCGTTACAATCGGTTCCATCGCACTTCTATTTTTTTGAATAAATAGCGCTAGAACACAAGCGATGACGGAAAGAATTCCAGCTACTAAAAAGGCTGTTTCGATTCCGTGAATAAGCACGTGGTTGGCAATTTCTGTTTTCGTTTTACCAATCACATCTGCTGGTCCTAGTTTATTCGCAAAGCTTGCGGCACTTTTGGACATGACAGTTATAAGCGCGGCTGTCCCGATAGAACCGGCAACTTGGCGCATCGTGTTGAACATCGCAGAACCGTGGGATGCTAGTTTTAGTGGTAGTGAATTAAGTGCAGCTGTTTGTAGCGGCATCATTACCATTGCCATACCAGCCGAACGAATCGTTTGAACTATGATGATAAAGGTCAAAGTAGTTGATTCATCCAAATTCGTAAACATGAACGTCGAACCCGCCATAATAATCAAGCCCACTAAGGACAAATACTTAGCTCCAAATCGGTCAAACATCACCCCAGTTACCGGCGAAAGTACCGCAGTGACAAGCGCTCCTGGCAAGAGTACTAACCCCGATTCAAGTGGTGAAAATCCTCGAACTGTTTGTAAGAAAATCGGTAATAACAACATTCCACCAAATAGCCCCATGACAACAAAGAAACTAATCGCTGTTGTAAGTGCAAATGTTGGATATTTAAACACTCTAAAGTTAAGTAGTGGTGCTTTGTTGCTTGTTTGATAACGAATAAATAATCCTAATACAACTAGACCCAGAATAATAAAGCCAGCTACTTTCCAAGTGAGCCAATCGTGGTCTCCGGCATTACTAAATCCAAGTAATAAACTACCAAACCCGACGGTCGACATGATAACGCCAAGAATATCGAGTTTCGGGAACGTCCTTTTTCCGACATTTTTAAGTAAGAAAATTGCTACAACAATGTCTAATATCGCAAATGGAATAATAATAAAGAATAAATTGCGCCAATCATATTGTTGAACGATCCAACCGGAAAGCGTCGGACCAATTGCTGGGGCAAAGTTCATCGCAAGGCCAATCAAGCCCATCGCTCGCCCTCTTCGTTCCATTGGGAATAAATTTAATACGACAACGGTTAACAGCGGCATAACAATACCGGCACCAATTGCTTGTACCATACGTCCAGCAATAAGCATCGTATAATCTGTAGCAAATCCACCAATCGCTGTACCAATCGCAAAAGTAATCATCGCAAATAAGTAAAGTTGACGCGTTGTAAATCGTTCAATTAAAAAGGCCGTCATTGGAATCATGACACCATTGACTAACATAAATCCAGTCGACAACCATTGTCCTTGACTGGCTGTAATCCCAAAATCTTTCATGATACTTGGTAGCGCGACATTCATCAACGTTTGGTTGAGAATTGTAACAAAGGCGCCCATAAGCATAACAATCAAAATACCGTTACGCTTCACTGATGTACTTGCTGCTTTCATATTCAATCTCGTGCACCTTCCCTTTCTAAAATGGCAATAATTTCTTGGTGCATCTCTAGCATTTCTTTCAACCTATCTTCCCCAATTTCCAAAATAGGTTCCAAACGGTTAAAGAATACATGATACGTTTCCGCTGCTTTCGTAGCTCCTTTTTCAGTCAATTCTAAGCTGAGTGCGCGGCGATTGCTTTCATTTCTCGTTCGTTTCAAAAATCCCGCCTTCACTAGTCGGTCTACAATACCAGATACAGTACTTTTACCAAGCTTCATTCGTTCTGCTAATTCACCAAGCGTTAATTCTGACTCTCTTTGTAATTCTCTGATTGCAAGTAATTGTGTCGTTGTAATCTCTCGGTTTGCTGCTTCCTCTGCTAACACATGATGCGTTTTTCGTTGCACTTCGCGAAAAGAGAAAATAACCTCTTTCACTAATTTTTCATCCATTGACTTCCCTCCGTACCGTTCGCTTGCAAATATTTCGCATGCGAACTATTAGCCTTTTGAATTATACACCTCAGAAAAAATTTGTCAATCGCTTTAGACGGTACTTTTCAAACTGAAAGCGGAGCCAATGAAGTAGTTTCAACGGATAAAAAAGTTATATAAAAATTTACATAGGTATGCAGGCAGAAAAAAACCTCCCTAAAAATAGGAAGGTTTCAACGATTATTTAGCAAGTTCTACTTCACCACATGCAGCAACAATTTCTTCTACAAAATATTGATGTAGTTTTGCTGTAATTGGTCCACGTTTGCCGTCAGCTACTTGTACACCATCGATATGAGTAACTGGAGTAATTTCAATTGTTGTGCTCGAAATGAATACTTCATCGGCTTCACGAAGGTCTGTTAAAGTAAAATCAGCTTCTTTGACAGGAATACCATTCTTTTTCGCCACATCAAGAATAACTTGGCGTGTAATACCGTTTAAAATTAAATTATCTGCAGCGTGCGTCCATAATACGCCATCTTTAATAATAGAAACATTGGAAGCAGAACATTCGGTTACTTGCTCTCCGCGGTGTAAAACAGCTTCTAATGCATTTTGTTGATGTGCTTTATTTTTTGCTAAAATATTGCCAAGTAAGTTTAGGCTCTTAATATCACAACGTAACCAGCGAACATCTTCTTCTGTAATAACTGGCCCACCTTCTACAAATTGGCGCTCATTTCTTGGTACTTCTCGTGCCGCTGCAGTTAAAACGCCTTCTAATGGGAAATCATCTGGCATAACATGATTACGTGGATTTTGAACACCACGCGTCACTTGCAAGTATACATTTCCTGTATTAATGTTATTTTCGGCAACTAATTTTTCTAATAATTCACGTAACGCTTCTTTAGAATAAGGAATAACTAAGTCAATTTTTGCTGCACTAGCATATAAGCGATCGATGTGTTCATTATAAGTGAAGAATTTACCATTATATAAACGAACTACTTCATATACACCGTCACCAAACTGATATCCGCGGTCTTCAATGTCAACTGTGGCATCTTCTCTTTCCACTAAATGGTTATTTACTAATACTTTCATCTCGAGTCTCTCCTTGCATAGTTAATTTTTGGAACTGTCTAAAAACTTAATGAAACAAAGAAACTGCCGCAAAACTAAGCTTTGCAGCAGTTAATTTTTTCAATTATAACCTTTACTTCGCTAATTTGTAAAGTGCTTCTGCGTAAATTGCTGTCGCTTTTAACAAATCATCAAAATAGCTGAATTCATCTTTTTGGTGCATCGTGTCTTCACGCCCTGGGAATAGTGCGCCGAACGCTACGCCTGTCTCCATATGGCGTGCATAAGTTCCGCCACCAATTGCTAGTAAAGTAGCTTCTTCGCCAGTTTGTTTTGTATATACTTCTTGTAAAATTTGAATAAGTGGGTGATCTTTTGGTACGAAAAGTGGTTTGGAATCTTCGTAATGTGTATATTGTGCATTGTACTCATATACGACTGTTTGCATTTTATTTTTCAGTTTGTCCATGTTAGCAGTCACTGGATAACGGAAATTAAGTCCGTATTTACCGCCTTCTGCTACATCATAACGGATAACGCCAACGTTCATTGTTAGCTCGCCACTTTCTTCATCTTCGTAGCTAATGCCAAGTTTAACGGCACGGGAATCGCCGAATAGATAATCACGACCAAATGTCACGAAATCATTTGCAGCGCCTGTTAATTTAAATTTACCAAGGAAGGCTACTAAATGAAGACCAGCGTTTACACCGTTGTTTGGTTCCATCGCATGGGCGGATTTGCCGACGATGTTGATTTTAACGGATTTGCCGTTTTCTTCTAAAGTTCCTTCTACTGGATGATTTGCTAAGAATGTTTTGAATGCACTTGCTACTTTGTCGAAGTCTTTTACGTCTTCTAAAATAGCTGTTGCATGATCTGGAACCATGTTGTAGCGTTCGCCTGATTCTACGCTAAGTAAACGGAATGCTGCTTCCCCGCTTGCTTCACCATCTTTAAAAGATACATCTAATTCTGAGATACCTTTTTCCGCGTGAATGATTGGGAATTCTGCATCTGGAACGAAACCAAGTGTTGGTTGTTCTTCTGTTTCGAAATAGCGCTCTACACAGCTCATACCGCTTTCTTCATCAGAACCAACGATGATTCTAACACGGCGTGAAAGTGGTAAACCTAATTCTTTAATAATTTTGAGTGCGTAATAACCAGCGATTGTTGGGCCTTTATCGTCCGCAACTCCGCGAGCGTATAATTTGCCGTCACGTAAAGTTGGTTCGAACGGTCCATTCGTCCAGCCGTCACCAACAGGAACAACATCAACATGTCCTAAAACGCCAACAAGTTCTTCACCTTGACCGTATTCAAGGTGTCCAGCTACGTTGCCAACTTCTTTTGCAGTGAAGCCGTCTTTTTTACCAAGTTCGATCATATAGTCGAGTGCGCGTTTTACATCTGGTCCAAACGGCGCATCTTCTGTTTTTTTACTGTCATCGCGAACACTCGGAATGCGAAGAAGCCCTTTTAAATCTTCTAGGAAATCATCTTTACGTGATTCCACTTCTTTTTGCCAATTAATTTCTGTCATAATTGTTATTCCCTCCTTCAAACTTATCTTCTCTATTGTAAACTGTTTTTACGTAGCTTGGAAGCCGTAACTACCTATTTTCTCATAAAACCTTTAATTGCTTCAAAATCCCAACGTTCCATCCGCGAAGAAAAAACGATATCGATAATATTTAAGCTTTCTTTTTCTAGTGGTAAAAAGCGATATTCCTCGTGTTCATCCGATAATTCTATTTCGCCATCTTCTGGCATTTCCACTAAATAAAAAACGCCGGTAATTTGGAAGTCTTCATGGAAAAATTCCCACGTGTCATATAAAATAAACGGCTGTACTTGTAACTTTGTTTCCTCATAAACCTCTCTAAAAAGGGCTTCCCCGTGAGTTTCACCGTAATTCATGCGGCCTCCTGGAAGTTCAAAAACATCCCCTTCTACCCCTTTTTTCTTGAGTGCTAAAAATTCTCCGTCTTTTACGATAACTGCTTTTACTGCAGGATATATAGGTTTCATTTTACAAAAGCCTCCTTATCATTTAAGATAAACATGATTTATCTGTTCTTTATTTTACCCGGTTGAGTAGATAAAAGCCAGTGTCATAAGGAGGTTTTACAAAAATGAAGAAAATAACACCGAAAGCAATGTGCGCATGGATTCCAAAACGTGAAGACGAAACACACAAGGGTGACTATGGGCGCGTTCTGATTGTCGCTGGAAATAAACAATTTGGCGGAGCTGCCATTATGGCTGCAGAAGCTTGCGTAAAAAGTGGTGCTGGTTTAACAACCGTTGCCTCTGATAGCGTCAACCGTCCCGCTCTCCAAACACGAATTCCTGAATGTATGTTTATTGATTATGAAAATATCACGAGCCTAAGTGAACAAATCAGCCAATTTGATACCATTTTAATCGGTCCTGGTCTTGGGTTAGATGCTTATGCGGAAGAAATTTTCCGATTGGTATTACAAAAATCAACCGAACGGCAGCAAGTCATTATTGACGGCGACGGCATTACTATTTATGCTAAGGGAGAAAATCCCCACCCTGCCGCCAAACTCACTTTTACACCACATGCAGGCGAATGGGCACGACTAAAAGTGTTAGCGCCTGATGCAGAAACGCCAACAGATGTTGCGCTTGCAATTGATGCGACGATTGTACTTAAAGGGCATCGTACCAAAGTGTATTCCGGCGAATCTGCTTGGCAAAACATGTACGGTACGCCAGCAATGGCAACGGGTGGCATGGGCGACACGCTCGCTGGAACGATTTGCGGCTTAATGGCGCAAACAGAAAAACCAATTACCGGCACGCTTGCTGCAGTCTTCCTTCACAGCTATATCGGCGAAATTTTAGCCAAAAAGCGCTATGTCGTGCTTCCAACTGAAATTGCCGAAGAATTACCGACCTATTTGAAAATTTTTAGCGAAACAGACGAACATGCTTAATAAAAAAATCCTCCCTTTTTATGAAGAGAGGATTTTTTTCTATGCTTTTTTAAATTTATTAGCCCATAAAGCTAGTTTTTTATTCCAAATAAAGTAACAACCGATGCCGCTGAAAAGTACCGCATTTCCAATTAAAAATCCAGCAACAACGTCACTTGGGAAATGAACGCCTAAGTAAACGCGAGAATACATTACAAAAACAACAATTCCTAATGCCAAAATGCCAATCGTATAGCGCAACCATTTGTGGCTGACGTAAAGAATTAAAAAGAACGCGAGCATCCCATAAAAAACAGTGGAGCCAGTCGAATGTCCACTAGGGAAACTATATCCGCCTTGTTCGATTAATTTATACGTGGGTCTTGGACGCTGAACAATGTTTTTAATAATCGAAGGAATAAGTGCGCCTCCAATTAAAACAATACCGCCAAACCAAATCGCCGTGTCCACTTTTCGCATAACTACAAGCGCAATGATCACGACTACAGTTAAAATACAAATGGTAGCAACCCCGCCAATATCGGTTAAATAAGAAATCACGGTCGTTTTCGTATCCGTAATGCCTACACGAATAATACTATTCCAATAATCATCAAAACGTTGAATCCATTTTGCACCGGTCATAACGCCTGTCATAAAGAAAATAAATCCAAGGAGGGCGATACCGCTAATAATAAATGGTGTTTTTTTCATATAATCCTCCTAGCGAATTCTTAGTTTTTCACGTAATCTTGTTCCGCGTGGTCCGAATAATTTATCAGATAGATGAAGTTTAAATGCCATATAACCGTAGAAAATTGCTCCTACTCCACCACAAACAACAGTAAGCATTAATGCTGGAATTTTCCGGTCTGGTGTAACAAAATTAGACATTACTACATAGAGTACAATGACTACAAGTCCCATTAAGGCTGTCATTGCAAAGAAGAGCACGGTTCGCCGCAAAATAACTTTGAAAGAGAAACGAACATATTTCTTAATAATAAGTAGCATGAAAATACACGATACAGCATAGCCAATCCCCGTTGCAATAATTGATCCTTTTGCTTCAAATAACATAATTAGCGGCATTTGCAGAACCGATTTCGCAAGCAAACCGAGTAATAAACCCAGTACCGTAAATCGTTGTTCATCAATCCCTTGTAAGACGGCGGCAGATACGCTAAATAGCGAGAATAAAATCGCAATTGGCGCAAATAATTGTAGCAAGGCTGTCCCATTATCACTTGGCGAAAAGAACACCGTGAATAACGGTCTTGCTAACATCGCAATCCCAAAACAAGCTGGAATTGTTAAAAATAATAAAATTTGAAAAACGTCATTTAATTGGCGCTTCACTTGGGCATATTCTTTTCGTACATAAGCGCCGGTCACAAGTGGAACTAGCGCCATCGAGAACGCAATCGCGAGCGTCCCAGGAATCATAATCAATTTTTGTACATCAAAGTTAATAATCGCCACGTAAGAATTCACTAATTCTGGCGTAATACCAATGTATTCTAATACCCGCCCTAACGTAAATTGGTCAATCAGCTGATAAAGCGAAGTTGCCGAACCAACAATAATAAAAGGAATTGCCGATAGAATAATATCTTTATAGAGTGTCGGAATAGATATTTTTACTGTTCCTCTGTCCTCTAAAAGCATTCGGTCAAGTCCGGGTTTTCGTTTGTAATAATACCATAGTAGTAAAATCAAACTGGCAAAAGCACCTACAAAAGCGGAAAATGTAGCGATACTAATTGCTGTTACAACATTTCCATCAAGCATATACATCACAATAAATGTGCCAGCAAGCAAGAACATAATTCGAACAACTTGTTCTAAAACTTGTGATACAGCAGATGGCCCCATCGAATTATATCCTTGGAAAAATCCTCGAAGTAAACTCATGACTGGAATAATAAGTAAGGCAAAACTAACTGCACGAATAACCTGAATCCCGTCCGCTAAACTATACCCACCCTCGAGTTGTTGCATACGAGCAAGTGTCGGAGCAAGTCCATACATCGCTAGGAAACAGACAATACCGGAGAAAATCATTAAATATACACCGGTTTTAAATAAACGTCGGCCTACCGCGTATTCTTCCATCGCATTATATTTTGCTATATATTTAGCAACAGCCAGCGGAATACCTGCAGTTGCAATGCTTAAGAATAATTGATACGGCACATAACCGAAATTGTACAGAAGCGCTGGTTCATCTCCTCCAATAATCGCATAAAACGGAATCACATACAATATTCCGAGCACTTTAGAGATTAATGTCCCTAGCGTCAGAATAAATGTTCCTCTGAGCAGTTTTGAACCCATCGTCTAACTTCCTTTACATTAAATTATATATCCTTGTTTACTTTACCATTAACTCTTTTAAAAAAAAAGAACAAACCAAAATAAATATCGGCTTGTTCTTTACAAAAAGTTTAAATCAAATGAAGTTTTTTACGAATTTTATACATCCGATCTCCAAGGATATATTTCAAGAGCCCTGCTTTTGCAGCTAAAAACGCATAAATATAAGCACCAAATCCAGCCGCAATAAAAACAATCACTAAGGCCGTCAAGCGCGCATGCGGATTTAAAAATAAAGTTAACCCTTGATAAATGATCCAGACACTCATCAGCATCACTGCGCTAATT belongs to Listeria swaminathanii and includes:
- the mdrM gene encoding multidrug efflux MFS transporter MdrM, whose translation is MNMKAASTSVKRNGILIVMLMGAFVTILNQTLMNVALPSIMKDFGITASQGQWLSTGFMLVNGVMIPMTAFLIERFTTRQLYLFAMITFAIGTAIGGFATDYTMLIAGRMVQAIGAGIVMPLLTVVVLNLFPMERRGRAMGLIGLAMNFAPAIGPTLSGWIVQQYDWRNLFFIIIPFAILDIVVAIFLLKNVGKRTFPKLDILGVIMSTVGFGSLLLGFSNAGDHDWLTWKVAGFIILGLVVLGLFIRYQTSNKAPLLNFRVFKYPTFALTTAISFFVVMGLFGGMLLLPIFLQTVRGFSPLESGLVLLPGALVTAVLSPVTGVMFDRFGAKYLSLVGLIIMAGSTFMFTNLDESTTLTFIIIVQTIRSAGMAMVMMPLQTAALNSLPLKLASHGSAMFNTMRQVAGSIGTAALITVMSKSAASFANKLGPADVIGKTKTEIANHVLIHGIETAFLVAGILSVIACVLALFIQKNRSAMEPIVTKTEEA
- the dat gene encoding D-amino-acid transaminase translates to MKVLVNNHLVEREDATVDIEDRGYQFGDGVYEVVRLYNGKFFTYNEHIDRLYASAAKIDLVIPYSKEALRELLEKLVAENNINTGNVYLQVTRGVQNPRNHVMPDDFPLEGVLTAAAREVPRNERQFVEGGPVITEEDVRWLRCDIKSLNLLGNILAKNKAHQQNALEAVLHRGEQVTECSASNVSIIKDGVLWTHAADNLILNGITRQVILDVAKKNGIPVKEADFTLTDLREADEVFISSTTIEITPVTHIDGVQVADGKRGPITAKLHQYFVEEIVAACGEVELAK
- a CDS encoding NAD(P)H-hydrate dehydratase, which encodes MKKITPKAMCAWIPKREDETHKGDYGRVLIVAGNKQFGGAAIMAAEACVKSGAGLTTVASDSVNRPALQTRIPECMFIDYENITSLSEQISQFDTILIGPGLGLDAYAEEIFRLVLQKSTERQQVIIDGDGITIYAKGENPHPAAKLTFTPHAGEWARLKVLAPDAETPTDVALAIDATIVLKGHRTKVYSGESAWQNMYGTPAMATGGMGDTLAGTICGLMAQTEKPITGTLAAVFLHSYIGEILAKKRYVVLPTEIAEELPTYLKIFSETDEHA
- the pepV gene encoding dipeptidase PepV, with translation MTEINWQKEVESRKDDFLEDLKGLLRIPSVRDDSKKTEDAPFGPDVKRALDYMIELGKKDGFTAKEVGNVAGHLEYGQGEELVGVLGHVDVVPVGDGWTNGPFEPTLRDGKLYARGVADDKGPTIAGYYALKIIKELGLPLSRRVRIIVGSDEESGMSCVERYFETEEQPTLGFVPDAEFPIIHAEKGISELDVSFKDGEASGEAAFRLLSVESGERYNMVPDHATAILEDVKDFDKVASAFKTFLANHPVEGTLEENGKSVKINIVGKSAHAMEPNNGVNAGLHLVAFLGKFKLTGAANDFVTFGRDYLFGDSRAVKLGISYEDEESGELTMNVGVIRYDVAEGGKYGLNFRYPVTANMDKLKNKMQTVVYEYNAQYTHYEDSKPLFVPKDHPLIQILQEVYTKQTGEEATLLAIGGGTYARHMETGVAFGALFPGREDTMHQKDEFSYFDDLLKATAIYAEALYKLAK
- a CDS encoding phosphotransferase family protein, with amino-acid sequence MKNDFFGREYDIAPAGGETGQAFVATHEDEKFFLKRNSSPFLAALSVENIVPKLVWTRRVENGDVITAQKWVNCHILTREEMIGPRVAQLLAKIHHSENLQHMLAKIENCYFSANQLLQHVKVATEANNDVTKEITDAIHYLDQHVSAVETTDYVVCHGDVNHNNWIISEENELFLVDWDGAMLADAANDIGMILYQYIPRKEWNRWLANYGTTLTTDLHRKLKWYTICQTVMQLTTDQSDEANERAKQIFQNAIEDDEV
- the trmB gene encoding tRNA (guanosine(46)-N7)-methyltransferase TrmB; amino-acid sequence: MRVKHKPWAKDRLEEFPAIYIKNPEDFKGRWQEVFGNNNPIHIEIGSGKGQFVSGMAKANPEVNYIGIEMIESVLVSALDKAIEVDVPNLRLVARDAKLLEECFEKGEIAQIYLNFSDPWPKKRHTKRRLTNPTFLTIYERLLPTAGEIHFKTDNRSLFEYSLVAFSEYNMLLTFVSLDLHNSDYEGNIKTEYEEKFSAKGFPIYRLEAKFDRN
- a CDS encoding MarR family winged helix-turn-helix transcriptional regulator encodes the protein MDEKLVKEVIFSFREVQRKTHHVLAEEAANREITTTQLLAIRELQRESELTLGELAERMKLGKSTVSGIVDRLVKAGFLKRTRNESNRRALSLELTEKGATKAAETYHVFFNRLEPILEIGEDRLKEMLEMHQEIIAILEREGARD
- a CDS encoding putative polysaccharide biosynthesis protein translates to MGSKLLRGTFILTLGTLISKVLGILYVIPFYAIIGGDEPALLYNFGYVPYQLFLSIATAGIPLAVAKYIAKYNAMEEYAVGRRLFKTGVYLMIFSGIVCFLAMYGLAPTLARMQQLEGGYSLADGIQVIRAVSFALLIIPVMSLLRGFFQGYNSMGPSAVSQVLEQVVRIMFLLAGTFIVMYMLDGNVVTAISIATFSAFVGAFASLILLLWYYYKRKPGLDRMLLEDRGTVKISIPTLYKDIILSAIPFIIVGSATSLYQLIDQFTLGRVLEYIGITPELVNSYVAIINFDVQKLIMIPGTLAIAFSMALVPLVTGAYVRKEYAQVKRQLNDVFQILLFLTIPACFGIAMLARPLFTVFFSPSDNGTALLQLFAPIAILFSLFSVSAAVLQGIDEQRFTVLGLLLGLLAKSVLQMPLIMLFEAKGSIIATGIGYAVSCIFMLLIIKKYVRFSFKVILRRTVLFFAMTALMGLVVIVLYVVMSNFVTPDRKIPALMLTVVCGGVGAIFYGYMAFKLHLSDKLFGPRGTRLREKLRIR
- a CDS encoding NUDIX hydrolase, whose protein sequence is MKPIYPAVKAVIVKDGEFLALKKKGVEGDVFELPGGRMNYGETHGEALFREVYEETKLQVQPFILYDTWEFFHEDFQITGVFYLVEMPEDGEIELSDEHEEYRFLPLEKESLNIIDIVFSSRMERWDFEAIKGFMRK
- a CDS encoding phosphatase PAP2 family protein, giving the protein MKKTPFIISGIALLGFIFFMTGVMTGAKWIQRFDDYWNSIIRVGITDTKTTVISYLTDIGGVATICILTVVVIIALVVMRKVDTAIWFGGIVLIGGALIPSIIKNIVQRPRPTYKLIEQGGYSFPSGHSTGSTVFYGMLAFFLILYVSHKWLRYTIGILALGIVVFVMYSRVYLGVHFPSDVVAGFLIGNAVLFSGIGCYFIWNKKLALWANKFKKA